In the Salvia splendens isolate huo1 chromosome 16, SspV2, whole genome shotgun sequence genome, GCTTCAGAGGGGGACTCTGTAACAGTTGAAGACACTGTTGTTGGGACTCTAGTTGAGGTTCCTTTAGACTCTAGTTGAGGTTCCCTTCCTAAAGGATCAACCTCCACCATCCAAAGCCTAAGTTTAGTTACTACATGCTTGTATAATAAACTAGGGACCCAAAGTCCCATTTTGAATTCTGTTCCAAGGTGTGATTATATTTATCCAAATGAATGAACCAACAAAATGTCTATCCTATTCCTATACCTCACAATAGTTGTGGATTCTCCTACGCGTTGATAGCCCCTTCCAGTTAGAAGTAAAGAAACATCTTGTTTGACTTATATATCAAGCCATTATCATCTTTGGGAAATTCATAGTTTCCACCTTAAACGGATTTGATATTATCTTCAACAACAAAAGAAAATCTTTCTTGGATGAAGTTACAGAGTATGTACATCGTGATACAATATGCCTATCACTTCAAACAAAAAGAGGCCGTTCGCACGACTCAACTCCAATCAATGTAATGATTGGACATGTCTACTTAGATCCATCTCTTGATTGAAAACAACGTAGGTGTTCACTTAATTAGTCGAATGATGAAGAACATCCTTCTAAAATGTTAACTATCTGCACCCGTTGATCGTTGCTGAGTTCAGCTGGAAACTCAACCAGGAACTTGAGTCTGAGGTTTCCTCTATTACCTTGTTTTGAAATAGGCATGCCTTGTCCAGGTACGTTCTTCTCATATCCTGGATATATGATATCATCTATGGACACCGTCATCTGGCCTCCTCCTAGCAGAGGGATTGGAGTGGTGCATCCCGATAGAGCTTGAACAAGAGGGACCTCCAACCCAAGCTCCAAATCATCACCATCTCGTCTGAATAATGGATGCTTTTTCTCAACAACGGAGAATACTAAGTCAGCAGGGAGAGTCCCTGGCTTTTCATCGCCCTTCCCTTCAAACGTGATCTTCGTGCCCTTCTTCCATCCCGGCTGCACTTGGATTGTAAGTATCTCTTCCTCTTCAACGATCAACCTGTTCAAGATTCATGTTAATTTTTTGAAGATGAGTGAAGAGTAGAAATTATTTGTATGATACCCTGAAGATGAAATGGCATCTCTTGTGATCTTGATATTTTTGACACATCCAAGGCACAGTTCCTCAAGGGTGCATTCGATCTTTTTCTGAACGGGAGGAGGCTTTACACGAGCTGCAGATTGTGAAAAGAATATGGGAGTGCTGCATCTCCGGCTAGCTACTTTAGAAAAAGGGACAAGGTCTTCGGGTGTGGAGGGTGCCGTGGGCGTGTCTCCTACAAACAAGGGATATAATCCGAAGGGAGGAGCAGGAGGTATATTATTTCTCCTGCTGGATAATGTGGGGCTGGTTAGAGGGCTTGTGCGGCTTGTTGTACGTGAAAGAAGGGTTGGATGGGAAATTTGGAATCCGTTGGCTTTGTCACAATCGTGTGACTTTTTCTTCTTGTGTTTGGGCTTACGTTCACCATTGCTTGGATGTCCATtgccttctcctcctcctcctttctTGAGGATGTCTTCCTCTCTTTTCTTGAGGCTGAGGGCCTGAAAGAGAAGTTGTGTCaaggataaaatgataataacaaattatatatGATGAGATAGATGCTTAGTGCTTCTTACCCTGTAGGCTTCATTGATGGAACGAAATTTGGCTTCAGCTTCTATTTTGTTGGAGGGATTTCTGTCAGGATGCCATTTCTTTACCAGAGATTTGTATGCTTTACAAATCTCTGAGAGGGACGCCGATTTCGGGATTCCGAGAACGTTATACCAGTTTGATGTTTGTGACTTTGAAGAATCTCCCATCTGCAGGGGGGATTGGAAAAAGAGAGAAGATGATGGGAGGGAAGGGCAAGAGAGATCTCTGAGGAAAACTAAGAAAAGATTGCTTTAATCAGATGGTTCAAATGTCAAACAAATGAGATATAACATGAAGCGCTTTATTAGGAGGCATTCTGAGGCATCTTTGATATGACAAACGAGAAAATTTTAGTAACTAAATTTATGCTTTCGTACCAGCCGTATTTAATTTAGGATATCAAACTAAATAAGTTGAAGGAAGTACATGTGAACATCAAAATGTATTATAATAGGAATTTCAAGTGGTGTTTACATTTGTCATGTCCTTTGAGTATTTAATTTATAGGTAATTAGATAACAATTCTCATAATAATATTTTTGAGCTATCCAAGTATGTCTTTCAAGCATGTATTATATCTGCAAACATGTAGAGTTAATTTGTAAGTACATAATATATCCGATTGTTACACAAATTACAATTAATTATATGATTACACAAATTACAATTAATTATATGAAAAGGGTGAAGTATAATCGATCCGTGTGCATGGTAGAAATTTAGTGATTGTTACATAAATTACAATATCAATTACAAACTACTCTACTTTCTgactatttaaaattaataagtaGTTATTGTCGAGAATTATTTTTAACAAATCTAAACATACGTAATGGTTTAATCCTATAGTAACAAATatttaattagtagtactaattttgtTTAAATCAATTTTACAACTAAAATCCAAATTATAGTTTCAATAGAAGATTAATTTTACTGAAAATTTTGTATTGCCAATTTTATACTTCAGTCAAAATTAGGAGTAGATAGCGTCCACCAAAAGTCTTTGAGAATATTATATTATGAAGCGTATGCTTGTAATATGCTTTGAGAATACTATGTTGTGAAGCGTATGCTTGTAATATGTGATGACAATTCAAGTGTAAATGTTGCACTATCAAATAGTGATTTTACTTTAACCATTTACGGTAAACTCAAATTTAAAAgaattttttctatattttacacacaaaatttgaaaatgtgaTTTGTTTGTGTAGTGTAAACCCAAAAATGGGTACATTTTACTCAAAATCCACAATGAAATTGATTTTGGAGTATTATTGAAGCTAATTACTTattctattttaaattttaaagtaCCATTACAGAAAGTGTAAGAAGGTTTATAGGTTTTCCAACTATGAACAAAttattcacaagaaaaatttgCTCTTTCTAGGTCTACAATGTTATTTACTATTAATATTTATGTCAGTCCATAACTCCCATTAAATTTaagatttttttagaagtttcatttaatttttaagatgCTTACGAATCTTACCGAGAAGACCTCATGTTATAAGTTACTATAAGACTATCTCCAATTTTACACAAAATctcatttttttagaaaatttctctaatcatattgcaaatttaaatttattttgcattttttacGGAACAATATCAAATATGGGTCTACTGTAAAATTTGGTGGGacatatactaaaaaataatgcaaatttttagtgtggtgtaaatagttggaATAAATTACCTTTGGTATAATttgtatttaaaaataaatttaaatttggtcTAAATGATTTGAGATAACATGACAACTCACACAACACCATTTGATACAAATTTTGTTCAAGTTCAAATGTAAACACGGCTTAAACACTCTTATGTTATTTGACTATATGACTATATCGGTCCTCCATTTGacatgaaaataaaatgaatatgaGAAGAGAGTTTGGAACCCAACTACCCATGCATTACTAGGAAAGTTGCACCAACAAAAAAAAGAGCATTACAATTACAGTAGTACTAATCCTCTTACCTAAATGGTTTTTCTTCTTCTAGTAGATTgtgataaattaaaataatgataaaaaaatgttCACGTGACATATCATTTTCGTATGCACCCACTCACAAGCAAGCAAATACCTAGAAATAATGTTATGTGACATACACACTCAAACTGGAAGTTGTTCTCTTGTGTCGTGTGGCCGTTCGATCATGTTTTTatatatggagtaattaataatttcgtcataaattaatgattaattgaTTATGATTAGATTAGTGAGTTAACTATTATTTTAACTGATtggattaaaaaaatacttacttatttaaacaataattaattatgttaaAAATAGTGAATTAGAATGATAGTAATAATTATCTCGcttatatgaaaaaatatggtcAAACTGCAATTGATCGATAATTTTTGATAAAACTGTTAGTTTTAAACCGAAGGATACTGTTCAAAATAAAAACCAAAACAGCATGtgataaaaaaatagaagagTGATTTTGAACTTTAATcataaaagaataaataaaaggGCGAATCAGTGACGAAATAAACTTCATCTCGTAAATAAAtgacataattttttatattacaaaGTAGTTGTAAAACATGCTCAAATATTATGATTAGGtcaattaagtaaatataaacAGCAATTATAATGATTTTAAGTTTGATTGAAATAATCACTATACTATCAAATATCCCAATCAATCGCATTCCCATTTTCTTATTTTGAGtgttaagagcatctccagtaagactggacgtcaaatagccctcacatagccttcacactgtcacattatcagcactacaattctcctgccacatcagcttgccacatcaactggacatcaaatagccctcacatagccttcacactacctatccacatcactaataacaattatataatttaatttacactcgtatcaacatacgaaatttaatttacgagacaaatacggaaaattcgaataataatattaaaacttaaaaagtacattaattttaaaaaaaagtacaataattttaaaaaagtacaaaaattaaaaagtgcattaatttaaaaaagtaaaacaaaatcactcctcgccgccgtcctcgtctccgtcgtcgcccagcgcttcttcaccgtcgtcgccgccgcctccgtcgccacctacgccgcggctatccccgccggtgtccctcctcatcgcctccaattcttcacgctggctctggagcaatacacgaagaaaatccttcacctcggggtccaccgccgcttggaagtcggctaaggtcttcaccatttgagagcgcgtttgttggcgcgcgaagaatttgagctccttgGTAGACCTGACGAGGGGGGATGTCGAATGGaccccctgggaactcggggtacCCCCCCCCCCGCAacctgttgcgcccgcctttggccaaccgggcgaggtcggcgaccgaacgaacgaggagtcgggacctcctgggccgtctcggggaggtctgtcgaaccaccgctgctgccgctataatctccggtatagttcagtttctgcctcttcggccagccagcgtcgacgcctgcccggaatttctccgactcgttgagcacaacgtagcagttccagtaggtgaactcatagtacttcttctgcggatcggggtaggctctctccgcaatcctcctgcagtcttcctctgtttggccactggtctgcatgcggagggcgttggagtacaaacccgaaaatcgagagacgccagacctgattcggtcccagcacttccggacctcctccccggtgcacggtcacCCTTCAGGGCTGCGGCTaccttggcccacaagttgacgatcctctggttgttcgaaacgagaggatcgtcgcagacactcacccacgccttggcaaccgcaacgttctccgcgtccgtccacttcctctgaCCCCAGATTTCCgcctccggctgcgacgactcgccgaccttcttggccttgcccttcttcttaccccgccctactccctggctttgaatgagagttttcGGAACCTCGTTCATATCAAAACctaagtccgctaaggagaaggtctccgtatactgtgcatccgttggggtcgatgtgtgcgaagaaccggtggaaaaatcaaaagtcggccgataggcgttgtccccccgtgcgtcccctgcgccgggggaatcatctgctgcACCGGTGGAATCAtttgctgcgccggtggctacatcccgggtgcccaccccggcatcatctgcataagggggctgcatgccaggtgcccaccccggcatcttctgcatagggggctgcatgcccggtgcccaccccggcatcatctgctgccacgggtacatgttgtagtacccggtcatcggaggccaaccacctcccccaggagccggggaagtatgggaccctaccCCGGAGGCGGGgccgtctgagaccctacaccgggaggcgggggagtctgagaccatcccccgggagtcactggagtacctttgtagttgttctccattgctcgttattgatcttgaacagaaagtaaggtagagagtactcgttaaaacaagtggtgcgaatgaaaatgacgttcaaagcacgtatatatagtgttttcaaagaaaaaaaaataaaaaataaaatctgacgccggtttgacgccgatccgggacccacaatggTGCCGTGAGGATCAGCGTCGGAACCGGCttcatcgcgcgaatcggcatggccacgccgattttgacgccgatttcgatgccgatttcgccgacgccggttccaatggttcggcgtcagaaccggcgtcggcgaaaaatcggcgtcgcgattttgacgccgttactggagatgctctaagatgtTTCCTCATTGTTTCACTCCGGAGAGAAATTTCAACAATAAAGAAGTAATCATCGTCTTTGAGGATGAAGCCAGCGTTGATTTTGAAGTGAAAATATGATTCCTCATGCCATAATCTCTGTAATCTTCTTCTTCACCCGATCGTcggtgatggttgggcgaatttttgatggtgatgaatgcaggaaaatgcagatcacgacacagagatttacgtggttcgatttactgaggtaaatctacatccacgggaagaaaagagggcagagttgtattgcttgatctgttttctacagcttacaatacagacttgctatttgatatttgatctctagagaacttcttctatctgatctaagttctatttatacattgaactaagatcgtggcttgcatcaccactaactaggtcgtggcttgcatcaccactaactaagtagtggatgtcgtggaggtcatgagatcctgcatgggtccactatctctttgtttggtccgctatcctgtatgagttgacaccactaaatagatcgtgtagtggaggtcgtggaggttctgcatgagtccactatctcccagttcggtcgaatactgagaccgaacttctgaactattgccgagcagcttttgccgatctgagagtagagcttgattggtcggcttttactgagctgtaggctggagccgaactctttggtaatgccgaactgatactcttcctagggctttgggctgatgggccgtcactgctattgggcttgtttagtacgtaccccatcactaccccccccccgaaaagcgaagtgaatcacttcggcgaagcgagtcacttcggcattttgataaaggtacgggggaggctgacgtcaggggacgtgccttgcgcgtgactgcattaaatgcgacagtaaaatccggccgttgaatcctgaaaaggtgggattcgaaacggtgcgatgattttgaaattttctccgaatctgataaatatgtcccttcctcatcatttgaatacttttgctatagcttcttctgcactctatctccttcgcgtaaaaattttcttccgctttcaagaattttttcagaatttcttcagactttcgaagagtaagaactatgtcttcttcttcttcttctgagtcaggtagcggtaggaaaggggataaggggtcttctagccggaaggaatccggggagaagaccgtagagtattttcacagcatcttgagtaaggatactgtgatatccttacacgaaaaatatttttttcctggggggaaggttgcgattcccgacgaccttcatagggctgactcgccgccggagggttacgccaccgtttatgaagccggcttggaatgcgggcttcgtttccctcttccccctgcctttgtagagctgctagatttttttcaactccctttaggtcaggtgactccgaactcttggaggcacttatcggcctttgctgccgaactgcgtaggctagacaaggatctgtctctgagggcaatccttaattttttccagtttaagagaaaaggatcttggttttacttgatccctttacagccttttagggccttctgcaaaaccaagtggccaaagtggcaacatcgcttctttttttataataggacagcggctccgggctttccttggagagggccgaagtccgtgattcctcatcctcggttagaaccgttggacgagctcgagggcgagctcaataagattcctatgattaggaagcagtacctggagtctgagctcgtcaagggcgacttcgtgttcgactcctcgtcttcggatgaagagaccgagggtgaggaattcttttttgtgccttactgcttttgtggcgaaaactaactttgctttcttgctttttggcagtgtacatgctgaataagattagccgcaaatcctccgagcttaaggagccggagaaagagaaggctaccagctcggcgcctgatgccgagaagaatccgaagaggcaaaagacctcttcggatccaaagaagccggagtcgacttcggcaagtaggaaggggaagacccagaagcccccgagagcgccagagaaagacgtggtcttggcgcctccttcggaacatatctgtgagccctttttatggcccacggacttcgccgaggtgaattctcttcttgattttctggccttgcttttttcctgtattttttgtggcccctctgttgactttttgctttttccattttcagaggaacgatatgctctccaagctcgtcgccgttgaactctccaaagcgtccaacgactatgctgagatgcagaggaagttggcggctgcttgtcaccgggccgagcaggctgaggcaaactttgagaaagccagagctgctaggatttcggcccaggatgaagctcagtttgccaaaaaccagctcgtcatccagcgagagcagacgaaacggagggatgctgccgccgtggttgcccaaggagaggctctccgtgctttcgcggagaaactctttctgagcaaccaattttcagcctttgtcggtgatctgctgaaactgatgaccgataaagccgagcagggtcccgaagtcatcctgccgctgtacggccgagagatagcagctcggcttcagagtctgccggtgcttgaggagcttacttcgtcctcggtcctgctttctgcagaccaagttcgtagttgccgagctgaccgcgatgagaacatggaggctatctttgcctccatagggtcagtttcacccgctccaattttccatggagagggtgagaccgagcagcatgagcggcagaccggcgatgagcaggccgagcaggaggcgcagcagatcggctacggtggcgccgagcaggctggggagagcagggaggccgaggctgaagctgaagcagacaaggagaaggaagctgaacctcaccgagaaggcggagacgaagctggcggagtatgatttcgtctcccttctcttagtttagtttcttccttcttgtaaaacggccttgaagcccttgtgtagaaaaatttttttcttatgaatgaaaaaattcttctttctgctcttgtgtcttcgtatagcctttcgtactctcttttactcctgttgtggtttactacctgctcagtaatctgaaatgccgaactgacatagctgctctatattctgaactcttaaggagctggaggtacttcactggaagcggctgtactcttcggctttagacgaagctgagaaaagag is a window encoding:
- the LOC121771465 gene encoding dnaJ homolog subfamily B member 1-like, translating into MGDSSKSQTSNWYNVLGIPKSASLSEICKAYKSLVKKWHPDRNPSNKIEAEAKFRSINEAYRALSLKKREEDILKKGGGGEGNGHPSNGERKPKHKKKKSHDCDKANGFQISHPTLLSRTTSRTSPLTSPTLSSRRNNIPPAPPFGLYPLFVGDTPTAPSTPEDLVPFSKVASRRCSTPIFFSQSAARVKPPPVQKKIECTLEELCLGCVKNIKITRDAISSSGLIVEEEEILTIQVQPGWKKGTKITFEGKGDEKPGTLPADLVFSVVEKKHPLFRRDGDDLELGLEVPLVQALSGCTTPIPLLGGGQMTVSIDDIIYPGYEKNVPGQGMPISKQGNRGNLRLKFLVEFPAELSNDQRVQIVNILEGCSSSFD